In Candidatus Binatia bacterium, the DNA window ACGCCGAGATGGCGCGCGAGGCGGGCCGCTTCGACGTCGCCGAGGTCTGCCGGCGGATCGTCGACAAGTTGCAGCGCCGCCATCCGCACGTCTTCGGCGACGTCTCGGTCGAGGGCGCCGACGAGGTGGTGCGCAACTGGGAGGCCATCAAGAAGCGCGAGCGTGGTGCCGCGGCGTCCGCGATCGACGGCGTGCCGCGCGCCCTCCCCGCCCTGCAGCGCGCCGAGCGCATCGGCGAGAAGGCCGCGCGGGTCGGCTTCGACTGGCCGGATGCAGCCTCCGTGCTCGCCAAGGTCGACGAGGAGCGCGCGGAGCTCGGCGCCGCGCTCCAGAGCGGCGACCGCGAAGCCATCGAGTCCGAGCTCGGCGACCTGCTGCTCGCCGCGGCGAACCTGGCCCGCAAGCTCGACATCGAGCCCGAGCGGGCACTCGCGCGGGCGGTCGATCGCTTCGACGCCCGCTTCCGCCGGGTCGAGGCGACCGCGCGCGCCGAGGGACGCGAGCTCGAGCGCATGACGCCCGACGAGCTCGACCGCCGCTGGGAGCAGGCCAAGGCCGGCGACCGAAGCGAAGGGGCGCCTTGAAGCCTCCGCCACGGCAGGCTAAGCACTCACGCTTCACGAGAGGTCTGCATGGCGAATCATCCGTCCGCTGAGAAAAGGCACCGTCAGTCCGTCAAGCGCGCGGCGCGCAACCAGGCGATCCGCAGCCGCGTCCGCACCGCGGTCAAGAAGCTGCGCGGCACGGTCGCCGGAGGCGACGCCGAGCAGGCGAAGAGCATGCTGCCGAAGGTGGCGAGCACGCTCGACAAGGCCGTGAGCAAGGGCGTGCTGCACAAGAACGCCGCCGCCCGGCGCATCTCGCGGCTCGCCAAGCAGGTCGCGAAGCTCGGCTGACCCGTCCCGCCCGGCTGGGGCAACCTACGCCGGGCGGCTCGTCCGCGGCGGCCGGAGCTTGAGCAGCACCGCCTCGAGGCGCGCCGCCGCCGCCCCTGCGCCGGTCTTGGCGGCGACGTCGACCTCCGACAGCTCGCACAGCGCCCGCTCGAGCTCGCGCCGTCGCCAGTGGCGCGCGCGCGGCACGACGTAGAAGCCGCGACCGCCTCCGAACGCGCGCTTGGCCGCCTCCTCATCGAGGCCCGAATCGAGCAGCGCGCGCGCCCGGAGCAGCGCGCGCAGCTCGGAGGCGATCTGCCCGACGAGCAGCTCCGGACGCTCGCCCCGGGCGAGCGCACGGCGCAGCGCCGCGATCGCGTGCGCGATGCGCCGGTCGCGCAGCGCCCCCTCGAGCGCGAACGCCTCGAGGCTGCGCTCGCCGCTCACCGTGTCGAGCACCTGCTCCGGCGACACGGGCGCCGAGCCGAAGCGCAGCGCGAGCTTCTCGAGCTCGCGCGCGAGCATCTGCGGCTCGTTGCCGACGTGGTCGGCGAGCGTCTCCGCCGCCTGCGGCGCGAAGCGAACGCCGAGCTCGCTCGCCATCTTGTCGATGAGCGAGATCAGGGCGCGGCGGGTACCGGCCGGATCGCGGGCGGCGCCGATCTCGAGCCGCTCGACGAGGTTTCGCTTGCTGAGCGCCGCGAACAGCGTCTTGCGCATGTCGGGCTCGTTCGCGAGCAGCACGAAGGTCGTGCCCGGCGGGATCTCGTCGAGCAGCGCCGCGACGCCACGCTGCGCCTCGTCGCGCAGGCGATCCGCACGGCGCAGGACGACGAGCCGCTTGCCGGTCGGCGAGACCATCTTGACGGCCGTGACGATGGTCTCGAGGTCGGCCTGATCGCCCTGCAGGACGTCGTGCGCGCCGAAGCCGGGGGTGGCGCCGACGGTCTTCGCCTGGATCTCGGCGAGCCGTCGCTCGACCAGCAGCGGATCGCCGACCAGGAGCAGCGCGCGGCCGTCCGCCGCGCCGTCTCGCGCCGCCGCGCTCAGAAGTCTTCCACCATCGCGTTGTAGAGGTCGCGCGACGTGTTCTCGAGGACACGGTCGAGCGCCTCGCGCTGCTGCGACTCGGAGAGCTGGACGTCCGACAGCTGGTTCAGGTCGTTCGGGTTGAGCGTCGAGCCGGTGATGAAGTCCGGCGAGTCCGTGACCACCGTGTTCGCGACGGCGCCGTAGGAGTCGCTCTCGCGCAGCGCGCTGATCCGCCACACGACCCGATTGGTCTTCGGATCCCGCAGCAGCGCGCTGACGGTCATGAACGTCTGGTACTGCAGCGCCTCGTCGGCGCTCGAGAAGGCGACCGGGCGGGTCTCGAGCGAGAGGATCGTGCCCTCGAGCACGAGCTGCGCGGAGCTGCGGTCGGGCGCGAGCTCGAACTGGCCGCGGCGCGCGACCTCGGCCTGCAGCGACTCGAGGACGAAGTTGTCGAGCCCGGCCTCGCGCGTGCGGTTGTCGAACTTCTCGATGTAGAGCGACGTCGCGCCGCCCGGCAGCGTGCGTCCCTCGCCGGGGAAGTGGTAGCCGCAGTCGGCGAGCGCGAGCGTCAAGAGCGCGACGAGCAGGCTCGAGATGCGCGACATGGCGCGTCGCTTCATATCACGACGTTGACGATCCGTCCCGGCACGACGATCACCTTGCGCACCGGCTTGTCGCCGACGATCTCGCGCACCCGGGCGCTCGCGAGCGCGATCTCGCGCAGCGCCGCCTCGTCGGCGTCGCGCGGCACCATGGCGCGGTCGCGCACCTTGCCGTTCACCTGCAGCACGATCTCGATCGTGTCGGCCGTGAGCGCGGCCTCGTCCCAGGTCGGCCAGCCGGCGTCGTAGACGCTGCCGGTGCCTCCGAACCAGCAGTGCAGCTCCTCCGCGAGGTGCGGTGCGAACGGCGCCAGCAGCCGCGCGAAGTTCCACGCGGTCACGCAGAAGAGCGGCGTCGGCGATCCTGCCGCCGCGCGCTGGCGCGACGCCTCGTTCAGCAGCTCCATCAGGGCCGCGAGCGCCGTGTTGAACGCGAACTGCTCGGTGTCGACGGTGACCTTCTTGATCGTCGCGTGCAGCCGCCGGCGCAGCGCCGCGCCCGCCTCGTCGAGGCCGTCGCCCTGGTTGGCGATCGCCTCGAAGCGCTCGGGACCCAGCTCGGCGCGGAGCCTCGCGATCGCCTCGCGGTCGGCGCCGAACAGCGCGACGATGCGGTTCAGGAAGCGCGTCGCGCCGCCCACACCTTCGTCGCTCCACTCCATGTTGTTCTCGGGCGGAGCCGCGAACAGGATCGTGATGCGCGCGACGTCCGAGCCGTGCTCGCGCACGAACGGCCCCATCGGCACGCCGTTGCCGGCGCTCTTGCTCATCGTGACGGGTCCGCTCTGCGCGCAGAGCGTGCCGTCCTTCTCGATCAGCGCGTGGCTGCGCTCGCGCAGCTCGCGCTCCATCTCCTCGCGCGTGAGCGGTCCCGACGGCAGACCGATCGACTTGACCAGCTCCTCGGGCGCGACGAGCTTGCCGTCCGCGGTGCGCTCGAGCGGCGTCGTCACCCGGCGCTGCACCATGCCCTGCGTGAACAGCGCGCGGAACGGCTCGTCCTCGGGGACGAGGCCCTCGTCGTAGAGCACCTTGGTGATGAAGCGCGAGTACAGCAGGTGCAGGATCGCGTGCTCGATGCCGCCGATGTACTGGTCGACCGGCATCCAGCGGTCGATCGCTTCCTTCGACCAGATCTGGTCCTGGTTCTGCGCGTCGGCGTAGCGCAGGAAGTACCAGGACGAGTCGACGAAGGTGTCCATCGTGTCCGTGTCGCGCAGCACCGGCTCGCCGGTCTCCGGATCCTTTGCGTGGACGAACTCTTCGCTCGACGCGAGGGGCGATTTGCCGCGCGGCAGGAAGTCGTCGATCGCCGGCAGCAGCACCGGGAGATCCTTCTCCGGCACCGGGACGATGGTGCCGTCCGCGCGGTGCAGCATCGGGATCGGCGCGCCCCAGTAGCGCTGACGGCTCACCAGCCAGTCGCGCAGGCGGTAGGTCACCTTCGGACGCGCGCGTCCGCTCTCGCCGAGCCACTCGACGATCGCGCGTCCGGCGGCGCGGTTCTCCTGGCCGTCGAACTGCCCGGAGTTCACCATCACGCCGTCCTCGGCGAAGGCGGCCTCGAGCGTCGCGCCATCGAGCTTCTGCCCGGGCGGCGAGATCACGACCTCGATCGGCAGGCCGAACGTGCGGGCGAACTCGAAGTCGCGCTGGTCGTGCGCCGGCACGGCCATGATCGCGCCGGTGCCGTAGCCCATGAGCACGTAGTCCGCGATCCAGATCGGGATCTCGCGCCCGTTCACCGGATTGATCGCGTTGGTGCCGAGCGCGACGCCGGTCTTCTCGCGCTCGGTGCTCTGGCGGTCGATCTCGCTGCGACGGCGCGCCTGCGCGACGTACTCCTCGACCCGCGCGCGGTTCTCGGGGGTCGTCAGCTCGGGGACCAGCGGGTGCTCGGGCGCGAGCACCAGGAAGGTCGCGCCGAACAGCGTGTCGGGACGCGTCGTGAAGACCGTGATGCGGTCGTCACGTCCGGCGATGCCGAACTCGACCTCGGCGCCCTCGCTGCGCCCGATCCAGTTCCGCTGCATCGCCTTGACCTTCTCGGGCCAGCCCTCGAGCTTGTCGAGGTCGTTGAGCAGGCGCTCCGCGTAGGCGGTGATCTTGAAGAACCACTGCTCGAGCTCGCGCTTCTCGACCAGCGCGCCGCTGCGCCAGCTCCGGCCGTTGGCGTCGACCTGCTCGTTCGCGAGCACCGTCTGGTCGACGGGGTCCCAGTTCACCGTCGCCTTCGCCCGGTACGCGAGCCCGCGCTTGTAGAGCAGCAGGAAGAGCCACTGCGTCCAGCGGTAGTAGTCCGGCTCGCAGGTCGTGACCTCGCGCGACCAGTCGTACATCACGCCCGCGATCTCGAGCGACTGCTTCGACTCCTCGATGTTGCGCAGCGTCCAGTCGCGGGGATGGGTTTTGTACTTGATGGCGGCGTTCTCGGCGGGCAGGCCGAACGCGTCCCAGCCGAACGGATGGAGCACGTCGTAGCCGCGCATCACCCAGTAGCGGGTGAGCGCGTCGCCGATGAAGTAGTTCTTGCCGTGCCCCATGTGCAGGTCGCCGCTGGGGTACGGGAACATCTCGAGGATGTAGCGCCGCGGCGCGTTCGGACGCCGACCGGCGCGGAAGATCCCCTCGCGCTTCCAGAACTCGCGCCAGCGCGGCTCGATCGCGGGATCGAAGCGCAGCGTGCTCATTCCGCCCTCCCCGCGCGCTCCGCGGCGAGCGCGCGCGCCACACCGTCGAGCACGCCGTTGACGAACGCGCGTGACTCGTCGCCGCTGTACTCGCGCGCGATCTCGATCGCCTCGTCGATCACGACCGGCGTCGGCGTCTCGCCGCGCACGAGCTCCGCCGTCCCGACCCGCAGGATCTGCGCGTCGAGCCGCGCCATGCGGTCGAGACGCCAGTTGGCCGACGCGGCGGCGATCAGCGCGTCGAGCCGTGCCTTCTCCTCGGTGACGTAGCGCACGAGGTCCTCGGCGTAGCGAACGTCGACCTCTTGCGCAGCAGCGTCCGCCGCGCCCTTGCCGGACTCGCCCTCGAGCTCGCCGCTCAGGCGCAGCGCGGTCGCGAGCGCCTGGTCGGGCGCCGCCCCGGCGACGTCGACCTGATAAAGCGCCTGCACCGCCAGCACCCGAGCGCGGCGGCGCGCGTTGAAGCTCGCCTTCACCGCCCCGCCTCGCTCAGCTCGACTGCGCGTGCGCTCGTAGCAGGGCCGCCATCTCGAGCGCCGTGACGGCAGCCTCGAACCCCTTGTTGCCGTGCCCCTCGCCGGCGCGCGCGAGCGCCTGCTCCATGGTGTCGGTGGTGAGCACGCCGAAGGCGACCGGGATGCGATGCCGGCAGGCGACCTCGTTGACGCCGCGGCTCACCTCGCGGGCGATGAACTCGAAGTGCGGCGTCTCGCCGCGCACCACCGCGCCGAGGCAGACCAGCGCCGCGTAGCGTCCGCTCGCCGCGCAGGCCTCCGCAGCGACCGTGATCTCGAAGGCGCCCGGCACGCGCAGCACGTCGATCGCGTCGTCCGCGACACCGTGCGCGCGCAGCCCCTCGAGCGCGCCGTCGAGCAGCGCCTCGGTTACCGCGCGGTTGAAGCGCGACACCACGACCGCGACGCGCAGCCCGGCGCCGTCCGGCTTGCCGACGATCTCGCGCATCTCAGGCGCCCTCTCCCGACTCCGCCGCGACGTCGAGCGACGTCAGCATGTGGCCGAGCTTCGCCCGCTTGGTGCGCAGGTAGCCGATGTTGAGATCGTGCGGCCGGACCTCGAGCGGGACGCGCTCGACGACCTCGATGCCGTAGTTCGTGAGGCCGCTGATCTTGCGCGTGTTGTTGGTCAGCAGCTTGACGCTCGAGATGCCGAGGTCGCGCAGGATCTGCGCGCTGATGCCGTAGTCGCGCGGGTCGTCGGTGAAGCCGAGCTTGAGGTTCGCCTCGACGGTGTCGAGCCCCTGGTCCTGCAGCGCGTAGGCGCGGATCTTGTTCGCGAGCCCGATGCCGCGTCCCTCCTGGTGGAGGTAGACCAGCACGCCGCGGCCGGCCGCGTTGATCATCCGCATCGCCGCCTCGAGCTGCTCGCCGCAGTCGCAGCGGCGCGAGCCGAGGACGTCACCCGTCAAGCACTGCGAGTGCACGCGGACCAGCACCGGCTCGCCCGGCTTCGGTCGTCCGCGCACGAGCGCCATGTGCTCGCTGTCGTCGACCTTGTTGCGGTACGCGATCGCGCGGAAGCGTCCGCCGTAGGCGCTCTCGAGCTCCTTCTCGTCGAGGCGCTCGACCAGCAGCTCGGTGCGCAGGCGGTGCTGCACCACCGCCTCGACCGACACCATCTTGAGCTTGTGCTTGCGCGCGAACGCGAGCAGCATCGCGCCGCGCGCGATCTCGCCCTCGGGATCGAGCACCGTGCACACCGTCGCCGCGGGACGCAGCGCCGCGAGGCGCACGACGTCGAGCGCGGCCTCGATGCGTCCCGGACGCTCGAGCACGCCGCCCGGCGCGACCTGGATCGGCGGCACGTGGCCCGGCATGACGATGTCGTTCGGCCCGCTGCGCTCGTCGATCGCGACCCGGATCGTCGCCGCGCGGTCCGCGGCCGAGATGCCGGTCGACACCCCGCGCCGCGCCTCGAACGACGTCCCGTAGGGCACGCACTCGCCCGCCGTGCGGTCGGCCGGCATGAGCGGGATGCCGAGGCGCTGCATCGCCGTCGGCAGCATCGCGAGGCAGACGAGCGCCCGCGCGTGCACCGCCATGAAGCTGATGTGCTCGGGGGTCGTGAGCTGGGCGGCGACGCAGAGCTCGCCCTGCCGCGGGTCGTCGAGGTCGTCGACGACGAGAATCATGCGGCCCGCCGCGAGATCCGCGATCGCGGCCTGCAGCGTGTGCTCGCCGCGCGCGATGCGGCTCTTCACTTCTCCCGTCGGCTTCATGGTGTTCTCAGCGGGCCTCGACGCGCGCCGTGTGCAGGAGATCGTCGCCTACGCGCTCGACCCGCAGATCGGCGAGGGGATAGGCGCCCTGCAGCGAGCGCACGCCCAACGGACCGATCATCGGCAAGCCGTCGCCCCCGATCAAGAGCGGCGCCGAGAACCAGCAGAGCTCGTCGACCAGACCGTTCGCGAGCAGCGCCGCGGCGAGCCCGGAGCCGCCCTCGACGAGGACCGACGTCACGTCGCGCTCGCCGAGCTTCCGGAGCAGCTTGGCGAGGTCCAGGTGAGCGCCGCGCGCCGGCACCGGGATC includes these proteins:
- the mazG gene encoding nucleoside triphosphate pyrophosphohydrolase, whose product is MKEFDELVSVMARLRAPGGCPWDREQTHESIRKYVIEEAYEVAEAIDRGDPDELCTELGDLLLQVVFHAEMAREAGRFDVAEVCRRIVDKLQRRHPHVFGDVSVEGADEVVRNWEAIKKRERGAAASAIDGVPRALPALQRAERIGEKAARVGFDWPDAASVLAKVDEERAELGAALQSGDREAIESELGDLLLAAANLARKLDIEPERALARAVDRFDARFRRVEATARAEGRELERMTPDELDRRWEQAKAGDRSEGAP
- the rpsT gene encoding 30S ribosomal protein S20 gives rise to the protein MANHPSAEKRHRQSVKRAARNQAIRSRVRTAVKKLRGTVAGGDAEQAKSMLPKVASTLDKAVSKGVLHKNAAARRISRLAKQVAKLG
- the holA gene encoding DNA polymerase III subunit delta is translated as MSAAARDGAADGRALLLVGDPLLVERRLAEIQAKTVGATPGFGAHDVLQGDQADLETIVTAVKMVSPTGKRLVVLRRADRLRDEAQRGVAALLDEIPPGTTFVLLANEPDMRKTLFAALSKRNLVERLEIGAARDPAGTRRALISLIDKMASELGVRFAPQAAETLADHVGNEPQMLARELEKLALRFGSAPVSPEQVLDTVSGERSLEAFALEGALRDRRIAHAIAALRRALARGERPELLVGQIASELRALLRARALLDSGLDEEAAKRAFGGGRGFYVVPRARHWRRRELERALCELSEVDVAAKTGAGAAAARLEAVLLKLRPPRTSRPA
- the lptE gene encoding LPS assembly lipoprotein LptE — protein: MSRISSLLVALLTLALADCGYHFPGEGRTLPGGATSLYIEKFDNRTREAGLDNFVLESLQAEVARRGQFELAPDRSSAQLVLEGTILSLETRPVAFSSADEALQYQTFMTVSALLRDPKTNRVVWRISALRESDSYGAVANTVVTDSPDFITGSTLNPNDLNQLSDVQLSESQQREALDRVLENTSRDLYNAMVEDF
- the leuS gene encoding leucine--tRNA ligase; the encoded protein is MSTLRFDPAIEPRWREFWKREGIFRAGRRPNAPRRYILEMFPYPSGDLHMGHGKNYFIGDALTRYWVMRGYDVLHPFGWDAFGLPAENAAIKYKTHPRDWTLRNIEESKQSLEIAGVMYDWSREVTTCEPDYYRWTQWLFLLLYKRGLAYRAKATVNWDPVDQTVLANEQVDANGRSWRSGALVEKRELEQWFFKITAYAERLLNDLDKLEGWPEKVKAMQRNWIGRSEGAEVEFGIAGRDDRITVFTTRPDTLFGATFLVLAPEHPLVPELTTPENRARVEEYVAQARRRSEIDRQSTEREKTGVALGTNAINPVNGREIPIWIADYVLMGYGTGAIMAVPAHDQRDFEFARTFGLPIEVVISPPGQKLDGATLEAAFAEDGVMVNSGQFDGQENRAAGRAIVEWLGESGRARPKVTYRLRDWLVSRQRYWGAPIPMLHRADGTIVPVPEKDLPVLLPAIDDFLPRGKSPLASSEEFVHAKDPETGEPVLRDTDTMDTFVDSSWYFLRYADAQNQDQIWSKEAIDRWMPVDQYIGGIEHAILHLLYSRFITKVLYDEGLVPEDEPFRALFTQGMVQRRVTTPLERTADGKLVAPEELVKSIGLPSGPLTREEMERELRERSHALIEKDGTLCAQSGPVTMSKSAGNGVPMGPFVREHGSDVARITILFAAPPENNMEWSDEGVGGATRFLNRIVALFGADREAIARLRAELGPERFEAIANQGDGLDEAGAALRRRLHATIKKVTVDTEQFAFNTALAALMELLNEASRQRAAAGSPTPLFCVTAWNFARLLAPFAPHLAEELHCWFGGTGSVYDAGWPTWDEAALTADTIEIVLQVNGKVRDRAMVPRDADEAALREIALASARVREIVGDKPVRKVIVVPGRIVNVVI
- the nusB gene encoding transcription antitermination factor NusB, with amino-acid sequence MKASFNARRRARVLAVQALYQVDVAGAAPDQALATALRLSGELEGESGKGAADAAAQEVDVRYAEDLVRYVTEEKARLDALIAAASANWRLDRMARLDAQILRVGTAELVRGETPTPVVIDEAIEIAREYSGDESRAFVNGVLDGVARALAAERAGRAE
- the ribH gene encoding 6,7-dimethyl-8-ribityllumazine synthase, with the translated sequence MREIVGKPDGAGLRVAVVVSRFNRAVTEALLDGALEGLRAHGVADDAIDVLRVPGAFEITVAAEACAASGRYAALVCLGAVVRGETPHFEFIAREVSRGVNEVACRHRIPVAFGVLTTDTMEQALARAGEGHGNKGFEAAVTALEMAALLRAHAQSS
- the ribA gene encoding GTP cyclohydrolase II, which produces MKPTGEVKSRIARGEHTLQAAIADLAAGRMILVVDDLDDPRQGELCVAAQLTTPEHISFMAVHARALVCLAMLPTAMQRLGIPLMPADRTAGECVPYGTSFEARRGVSTGISAADRAATIRVAIDERSGPNDIVMPGHVPPIQVAPGGVLERPGRIEAALDVVRLAALRPAATVCTVLDPEGEIARGAMLLAFARKHKLKMVSVEAVVQHRLRTELLVERLDEKELESAYGGRFRAIAYRNKVDDSEHMALVRGRPKPGEPVLVRVHSQCLTGDVLGSRRCDCGEQLEAAMRMINAAGRGVLVYLHQEGRGIGLANKIRAYALQDQGLDTVEANLKLGFTDDPRDYGISAQILRDLGISSVKLLTNNTRKISGLTNYGIEVVERVPLEVRPHDLNIGYLRTKRAKLGHMLTSLDVAAESGEGA